Genomic segment of Citrus sinensis cultivar Valencia sweet orange chromosome 7, DVS_A1.0, whole genome shotgun sequence:
AAACAATCCTTCCTGATCAGCTATCCTAAGCTTCCTGTTACCCAGTCTTCAAATTACAAGCCCTCTCAAATAAGAACTCTACTCTCATCTGACCACTACACCACCAAGAACCTCTCCTATGCTCCGCTCTCAAACACACACCTCTACTGTATTGTTGAACCGATTTACCTCACCTTTCCTgcactaaaaatataaatcccTCATTGTGTCTGATCAGGACTTTGACTCTCCAAAATTTAGTTGCAAACAGGCACTTGAAGATAATCACATACTTGCAGTTTAAGAAGACGCTTTAATGCTTGATCACAAGTGCATGTTTAGAACTTCATCAGAATCATCATATCACattgaaaaacaatcaaacacgagaaaaaaataaaaataaatcatgttcTTACAAATCGAAACTTTCTGGGGGAAAGAATTAAAACCAAATACAAACTTGATCAAATTTTTGGGCTTATCTAGCATTTCCAGATTCCAACGCTTGCTAGAAAGCAAGTCCTGGCTTGATTATGTGTCCTTTTATCTTGTCTTAGTCATCACAGCTTCCCCCGAAAACCACCTTAAGCTTATCATTTACTGCTACATGCTCTGGTTTTTGGACAGAGTTAATGTGCAGCAATTGGGACCTGTTCTTCCTTATAAGATTGTAGCATCTTCTAACCATATCCTGTTCATGACAAAACATATTTGTTCACTCTTgagtaaaagttaaaatacaCGAATCACATTATGAATTCCGCCACTTaacattttcttaaataaaccATCATGAGTCATATGAGCTGGCAAGCTGGCTATATGACCCGTTCTGGAAATGACATTCTATGcatttcttgaacttgtaaaagCTGTTGTTTCACAAGGATTCAGGGGATTTAACTGAATTATGTACTTACTTTATTCAATCTTTTGTGAAAGCAGCCTAAATTTTGTTCATCAACACTGTGATCAGTAGCCCAAAGCACCACAGCTGCTGCTATTGTGGATGGAGGGCAAGCCAAGAAATCGATCACTGCTTGGAAATTccgagaaaataattaatggaaTGGACGGAGTATAAGAGAGTGAAAAGGCTGAgggaaagaaattttaatttatttggaaatCACCTGTCCTTGTGCTAATAATGAAGTCGGCTGCGTGTGAAAAAACGGAGCCAAACCCATCACGTTGGGGATTGAAGCATGAGATTTTAGAGATGAAATAATGTACAAAATCGAAGGGGGTTACGGTGCACAATCGCCACTTGAGACTGGACATTACCAGAAGCTCCATGCGGTGAACTGTTTTGGGCTTGAACAAAAATCTACTACTGGGTTCTATTAATTGAAGGTCTAAGAGATTAGGGACGCTTGTTTCCTCCATTTTAGCTGCTACGGCCAGGCATGCAACCGATAACAAGTGCCATTGCCATCCTTTCCCTGGCTGCATACAGCAAAGGGCCGGCCAATTAATCAGTaaccaaaatatataaaagcaaAGAGAGCATATATGTTCCAATAGTAAATGGAGAATGAATAACCTTCATACTATGGGACAACAGGAAACGATCCAAGTAGTTCACAGAAAGATAAGCCGTTTCAGGCCGAAATTGGCTGTGAGAATACACCTGCATGCAAAACACAGATTGTTATGGTCTTACGACATGAGTGATCAGGAAAAATTCAATTCAGGAACCATCTAATTGATTACCATATATACCTTTAGAATCCATTTGATTGCCTCTTGTCGAGATGTGACAAGCTCTGGAAGCTTACGATATTTTGCCAGTAATTCTGATCCTTGCTTCTGATGATCCACCTCTGAGttgaaaatgtttacaatGAATTCCTCATCATCAATAAGGGAATGATCAAAAGATTCATGATAATCACTGCAGATGTCAGCATCCATAGAAACAATGTCATCGGTTGATTCATCACAGAGCAAGTTACAAGTAGGAGACACAGACATTTAGGGTGCTAGTAAAATCAGTCAGTAGCAACTAAATATCATCCCACAGGAAAAGTTCAGAGTTCATATGCAGTGGTAGAAGTAGACCGGTCTGTTTTAGTGGAGATCAAATCGTGACGTAAGTAAAGGGATGATGTGGCAAGATGTGAACGGGCCATGGAGAATTTCGCATGAAACTTCGTTGCACTGAATCCAAATGCTGAAGGGCCCATTCGCATTTCTCAGAATTCAGAGGCGCAAATATCAGTGCCATACAGGGTGTGTTTTGTATCACATTAATATTCAATGCTTCCCAGCAAAGTCTTTCTGTATTTCTGATAAATACATTTCTCCTAGAAATAGCTAACGGACGTGTGACAGCGtcagaacaagaaaaagatttgTAAGGTAGTAATTAGCAGGTTTTGTTTGATGTTTTATTTAGATGCAATTCTTTAACCCACGGGTTCCTAAGGACCCCTAAAaaagcttgaaaatgaaatcgCATTCATTTCGGAGATGAATCCAAAACTCAAAAAGTTTTTAGATTTGGGTTAGGAAATTTTATGGACTCCCTGAACTGGACTCgagataaatttaataattaaaaaattattaattt
This window contains:
- the LOC102627697 gene encoding cyclin-D2-2-like — its product is MSVSPTCNLLCDESTDDIVSMDADICSDYHESFDHSLIDDEEFIVNIFNSEVDHQKQGSELLAKYRKLPELVTSRQEAIKWILKVYSHSQFRPETAYLSVNYLDRFLLSHSMKPGKGWQWHLLSVACLAVAAKMEETSVPNLLDLQLIEPSSRFLFKPKTVHRMELLVMSSLKWRLCTVTPFDFVHYFISKISCFNPQRDGFGSVFSHAADFIISTRTVIDFLACPPSTIAAAVVLWATDHSVDEQNLGCFHKRLNKDMVRRCYNLIRKNRSQLLHINSVQKPEHVAVNDKLKVVFGGSCDD